The DNA segment ACGCGGCATTATAATCAGCCGACCCGGCAAAAACAACTTCGGTTACCTTTTTTCTATGAGGCAATACGCCACTTCCAGCATGAATATTCGACTGCGCGGCGCAATCTCCGCTTTGGCATTAGCCCTTACGGCGGGCGCAAAGCCGGCACAGGCGGACGGACAAATCCCATTCGCCCACAAACTGGTTTTTGAGAATCAACAACATCCGGTCTACGTGGCTATCGCCAATAGCGCCGAGCAACGGGAATTGGGTTTGATGTTCCGCCGCGAGCTCGGCCCGGACCAAGGCATGCTATTCGTTTATGCGGACCAACGCCCGCGCAGCATGTGGATGAAAAATACGATGATCGCGCTCGACGTGCTATTCGTCTCCGCAGACGCCAGGATCGCCGCCGTCCTGAAAAACCTGCCTCCCTGCAGAATCGACCCTTGCCGGATCTACGAC comes from the Methylomonas sp. EFPC3 genome and includes:
- a CDS encoding DUF192 domain-containing protein; protein product: MRQYATSSMNIRLRGAISALALALTAGAKPAQADGQIPFAHKLVFENQQHPVYVAIANSAEQRELGLMFRRELGPDQGMLFVYADQRPRSMWMKNTMIALDVLFVSADARIAAVLKNLPPCRIDPCRIYDSQIPAQYMLELPAGFIDRHAIGIGQKLVLPDDLATADRD